The Octopus bimaculoides isolate UCB-OBI-ISO-001 unplaced genomic scaffold, ASM119413v2 Scaffold_183485, whole genome shotgun sequence DNA segment GTTCTAGTTTTCCTAGTATTTTGGTTATcagaattacatatataattatcatatatatttttttattttttctgtatatttcaccCTAGCTGATGCATATAATAGGGTGCATGGGCATTAAAAATTTCGTCATTTGTTGATAGCCTTGATATTCTAATAGATATGTTTTTTATTAATCCCCTTATTATAGAAGGTGGgtgatctgatatatatatatatacaaatgagcaaaagagaaaatgaaattcactaaattctttataaTCACAACAACCATTTCGACCCATTATGCACTGGTCCCTCCGAAcaactggttgtggtgcatcATTTGTTGCAGATGTGCCTTGTCAGGTATCTTTTCAAAAGGTACATTGCTCATTAAACTCAGtttcacttatgtatgtatgttttatgtttctgtttgtcaCCCACACCATTTCACAACCGGTGTagtttgtttacacccctgtaacttagcatttcagcaaatgaaaccaatagaataaataccaagcttaaaaagaagtactggggttcattcatttgactaaaactcttcagtatggctgcagtctaatgactgaaacaaataaaaggttaaAGACATACTGTTGCTTGCAATGAGGCAAGTAACTACTGAGTGTTGTTGAATCTTACTCTCACTTTCCTGTTAACAAATGAAATATCTGTCTCCACATTTTCATATCATAACTGTTTaccatatattttatcaataataggaaataaataactaaataaaatacatacttatgcacaccactaagtttgtttcttttcttctctttacgAATTTCATCAGCTTCTTTTCTCAAAGATGAAACAAGGCTATGTGCATCAACCTCTTCCTTACCAAACAGAGGaattaactaaaaataaaaataaattaaaaattatgaaacattTGGCTAGAATGAGAACAAAATAATGCAATGGTATCTGAAATGGCATATGAAACTTGACTGTCgtagtcttcatcatcatcatatcaggAAGGGCCCTATACCTTGTTGACTAAGAAAGCCTTAGGTAGGATTCCTCACTTTGATCTAATGATCACTGATAAAGCTTGGAGACAAATAGCTTGTAAAAGTAATGTAAGTCATGTACAGGGGCACAGTTAGCAAGGTGAATGTAAGTGATATAAACAATAATGAACTGAGTGTGAAGGTGGGGATACAGTGAGTTACCaaagaggaatttaagactggctacCTGTAGGAGCTTCTTTATGATGATGGCTCAGCTCTAATTGCTAAATCTATAgt contains these protein-coding regions:
- the LOC106881985 gene encoding leucine-rich repeat-containing protein 47-like, translated to MSKLKAPLVFDAKIPAKIKLIPLFGKEEVDAHSLVSSLRKEADEIRKEKKRNKLSGVHKYVFYLVIYFLLLIKYMVNSYDMKMWRQIFHLLTGK